In the Festucalex cinctus isolate MCC-2025b chromosome 10, RoL_Fcin_1.0, whole genome shotgun sequence genome, one interval contains:
- the LOC144027228 gene encoding proteasome subunit beta type-11-like isoform X1 gives MALQDLCKSRDYTRPMTPFDFYIPVAECLKENPLQPSTVKNPPPFAMSHGTTTLAFTFRGGVLAAGDTRSSCNGLVASPDAEKVEPIHSHLVGTSSGTSADCALWKRILARELRLYQLRHGRRVSTGGAAKLLWHMLLPFKGTELCVATTLCGWDHGGPGVFYVCSDGTRLQGRLFSVGSGSPYAYGVLDQAVKWGMTAEEATQVAREAVYRAAHRDAYSGNCVDIYHVTSEGWTRREREDLKDEYYRENKTAE, from the coding sequence ATGGCGTTACAGGACCTGTGTAAATCCCGGGACTACACGCGACCCATGACCCCATTCGACTTTTACATCCCGGTTGCGGAGTGTCTTAAAGAGAATCCCCTACAACCGAGCACGGTGAAGAACCCCCCGCCCTTCGCCATGTCCCACGGCACCACCACCCTGGCGTTCACCTTCCGGGGCGGCGTGCTAGCGGCGGGGGATACCCGCTCCAGCTGCAACGGCCTGGTTGCCAGCCCCGACGCCGAGAAGGTGGAGCCCATCCACAGCCACCTGGTGGGCACCAGCTCGGGCACGTCGGCCGACTGCGCCCTCTGGAAGCGCATCCTGGCTCGGGAGCTGCGGCTCTACCAACTGCGGCACGGCCGCCGGGTGTCCACCGGCGGGGCCGCCAAGCTGCTGTGGCACATGCTGCTGCCGTTCAAGGGCACCGAGCTGTGCGTGGCCACCACCCTGTGCGGCTGGGACCACGGCGGTCCCGGCGTCTTCTACGTGTGCAGCGACGGCACCCGCCTCCAGGGGAGACTTTTCTCCGTGGGCTCGGGATCGCCGTACGCCTACGGCGTGTTGGATCAGGCGGTGAAATGGGGGATGACGGCGGAGGAGGCCACGCAGGTGGCGAGGGAGGCGGTGTACAGAGCTGCCCACAGGGACGCCTACTCGGGCAACTGCGTGGACATCTATCACGTCACCTCCGAGGGGTGGACTCGCAGGGAGCGCGAGGACTTGAAAGACGAGTATTACAGAGAGAACAAGACTGCTGAGTAG
- the LOC144027228 gene encoding proteasome subunit beta type-11-like isoform X2 produces the protein MTPFDFYIPVAECLKENPLQPSTVKNPPPFAMSHGTTTLAFTFRGGVLAAGDTRSSCNGLVASPDAEKVEPIHSHLVGTSSGTSADCALWKRILARELRLYQLRHGRRVSTGGAAKLLWHMLLPFKGTELCVATTLCGWDHGGPGVFYVCSDGTRLQGRLFSVGSGSPYAYGVLDQAVKWGMTAEEATQVAREAVYRAAHRDAYSGNCVDIYHVTSEGWTRREREDLKDEYYRENKTAE, from the coding sequence ATGACCCCATTCGACTTTTACATCCCGGTTGCGGAGTGTCTTAAAGAGAATCCCCTACAACCGAGCACGGTGAAGAACCCCCCGCCCTTCGCCATGTCCCACGGCACCACCACCCTGGCGTTCACCTTCCGGGGCGGCGTGCTAGCGGCGGGGGATACCCGCTCCAGCTGCAACGGCCTGGTTGCCAGCCCCGACGCCGAGAAGGTGGAGCCCATCCACAGCCACCTGGTGGGCACCAGCTCGGGCACGTCGGCCGACTGCGCCCTCTGGAAGCGCATCCTGGCTCGGGAGCTGCGGCTCTACCAACTGCGGCACGGCCGCCGGGTGTCCACCGGCGGGGCCGCCAAGCTGCTGTGGCACATGCTGCTGCCGTTCAAGGGCACCGAGCTGTGCGTGGCCACCACCCTGTGCGGCTGGGACCACGGCGGTCCCGGCGTCTTCTACGTGTGCAGCGACGGCACCCGCCTCCAGGGGAGACTTTTCTCCGTGGGCTCGGGATCGCCGTACGCCTACGGCGTGTTGGATCAGGCGGTGAAATGGGGGATGACGGCGGAGGAGGCCACGCAGGTGGCGAGGGAGGCGGTGTACAGAGCTGCCCACAGGGACGCCTACTCGGGCAACTGCGTGGACATCTATCACGTCACCTCCGAGGGGTGGACTCGCAGGGAGCGCGAGGACTTGAAAGACGAGTATTACAGAGAGAACAAGACTGCTGAGTAG